The following proteins are co-located in the Chryseobacterium daecheongense genome:
- a CDS encoding YegP family protein — protein MGKFIISTRTNGDYQFNLKAGNGQVILTSQGYSSKSGCENGIESVRINSRDDSKFERKTSSNEKSYFNLKAGNGQIIGTSQMYESENGMENGIESVKNNAPIASVEDETQG, from the coding sequence ATGGGAAAATTTATTATTTCTACAAGAACAAACGGGGATTATCAATTCAACCTGAAAGCAGGAAACGGCCAGGTAATCTTAACAAGCCAGGGATACAGCTCCAAATCAGGATGTGAAAACGGCATAGAATCCGTGAGAATCAATTCTAGAGACGACTCTAAATTTGAAAGAAAAACTTCTTCTAATGAAAAGTCTTATTTTAATCTAAAAGCAGGGAATGGCCAGATTATTGGAACCAGCCAGATGTATGAATCTGAAAATGGTATGGAGAACGGCATAGAATCAGTAAAAAACAACGCTCCCATTGCATCTGTTGAAGACGAAACACAGGGATAA
- a CDS encoding DUF2490 domain-containing protein translates to MKLFLGLSLLCSMAFIKAQEHISSFNAVTLTYKFHPKFFLYAEGQLRGNEDYTYPDYYEIKGGLGYNLTKNHKPFIGLGRYVNYKSQSLSREEFRVWLQDVIDVKKGIVKFENRLRAEKSWFYEPKTDKTSQRMRYRYRLNVSVPLNAKTIEKGTVFANAYDEVFFVSPIKPTFARNRVYGGFGYQIDEYFGVLCGYLWQREFDATGNKNLHFIYLALNINIDGTDHHTKTYEFPGAD, encoded by the coding sequence ATGAAACTTTTCTTAGGTTTAAGTTTGCTATGTAGCATGGCATTTATAAAGGCACAAGAGCATATTTCAAGCTTTAATGCTGTAACCCTCACCTATAAATTTCATCCAAAATTTTTCTTGTATGCAGAAGGTCAGCTTCGAGGAAATGAAGATTATACTTATCCCGATTATTACGAAATAAAAGGAGGACTGGGATATAATCTCACAAAAAACCACAAGCCGTTCATAGGCCTTGGAAGATATGTGAACTATAAATCCCAGAGCTTAAGCAGGGAGGAATTCAGGGTATGGCTCCAGGACGTTATCGACGTTAAGAAAGGGATTGTAAAATTTGAGAATCGTCTTCGCGCGGAAAAGAGCTGGTTTTACGAACCTAAAACAGATAAAACATCTCAAAGGATGCGTTATCGTTACCGTTTGAATGTAAGCGTACCTCTTAATGCGAAAACAATCGAAAAAGGAACTGTATTTGCCAATGCTTATGACGAAGTATTTTTTGTAAGTCCTATAAAACCTACATTTGCCCGAAACAGGGTTTACGGTGGATTCGGTTATCAGATTGACGAATATTTCGGTGTTTTATGTGGTTACCTCTGGCAAAGAGAATTCGATGCAACCGGGAACAAAAACCTTCATTTTATTTACTTAGCCCTGAACATTAATATCGATGGCACCGATCACCATACGAAAACTTATGAATTCCCGGGAGCGGATTAA
- a CDS encoding phosphohydrolase yields MTKEELLHRAIKIADKAHKGQTDKYHAPYIAHVMRVMEYGKTMDEKIVGVLHDVVEDHPSEFSLDFLRNEGFPEYILFAISCLTKFDPEEDYDDFIKRTERSPLAVAVKLNDLRDNMDLRRVNRELTPKDIKRFNKYLKAYHYLIEKY; encoded by the coding sequence ATGACTAAAGAAGAACTTTTACACAGAGCCATAAAGATTGCTGATAAAGCGCATAAAGGGCAGACCGATAAATACCATGCACCCTATATTGCCCATGTAATGCGTGTTATGGAGTACGGAAAAACAATGGATGAAAAAATCGTAGGGGTATTGCATGATGTCGTAGAAGATCACCCTTCTGAGTTTAGTCTTGATTTTTTACGAAATGAGGGCTTTCCGGAATATATCCTGTTTGCCATTAGTTGCCTTACCAAATTCGATCCTGAAGAGGATTATGACGATTTCATAAAACGAACTGAAAGATCTCCCCTTGCTGTAGCTGTCAAATTAAACGATCTGCGGGATAATATGGATTTACGAAGAGTAAACAGGGAACTTACTCCTAAAGACATTAAAAGATTTAATAAATACCTTAAGGCATATCATTATCTGATCGAAAAATATTAA